The window AAAAAGACACCGCGGAAATAGTTTCCGGAGTAAGATGGGGAAGGACCATCGGTTCGCCCGTCTGCGTGTTGATAAAAAACCGCGATTGGGACAACAACCGCCGGCTGATGTCCGTCGATAAAATATCCGGAGCATCCTCAATGCGGCTTCTGCGTCCGCGTCCGGGCCACGCCGACCTCGCCGGTCTTATGAAGTATCGCTTCGACGATGTAACCGATGTTCTGGAGCGTTCCAGCGCCCGCGAGACCGCCGCGAGAGTGGCCGCCGGCGCGTTGTTCAAAAAGTTTCTGTCGGTTGCGGGCATCGGCGTTTATTCATGGGTCGAGGAAATCGGCGGCGTAAAAGCGGACGTGCCGTCGGCGCCGGCGTTAAAGATATCGGAGCTGGCCAAAAAAAATACACTGTCTATACCCGACGCGGCGGCGTTTTCAAGAATGGCCGCGCTCATAGATTCCGCCAAAAAATCCGGAGACACCGTCGGCGGCGTATTTGCCGTGGCGGTTTCGGGAACTCCCGCGGGATTGGGCGGTTACGTTTCGTGGAAGGAGCGTCTCGACGGCAAACTTGCCGCCGCGCTGATGTCGATACAGGCCATAAAAGGCGTCGAGATAGGCGCGGGTTTTCGAGCCGCCTCAACGAGCGGCTCCAAAGTTCACGACGAAATATTTTACTCGAAAACGGCGGGATATTTCCGCAAAACGAACAACGCCGGCGGGCTTGAAGGCGGTGTGACCAACGGCGGCGAAATCAGGGCCAGATGCGCAATGAAACCCATACCGTCGCTGACGAAGCCGCTGGCGTCCGTCGACATCGCCACGAAAAAACCGTCGCCCGCGGCCGCCGTCAGAAGCGACGTGTGCGCCGTTCCGGCGGCCGCCGTAGTCGGCGAAGCCATGACGGCTTTCGTGATTGCGGCCGCCGTCAGGGATAAGTTCGGCGGCGACAGCGTATCCGAATTCCTCGACAACCTCCGCTCGTCGTCGCGCCGTCGGGCGTAGGCGGTTATTGATTCCGCCGTAAGACAATTTCCCTATGGCGACTCCGTTCAGATTTTATACCCGTCTAAATCTTACCGAGCTCCTCGGCAGAAAAGCCGCGGATTTGAAAGAATTCCTCGAAGGTCTCAAATCCGTCCCCGGCTCGTCGATATACTATCACACTCACAGGTTTCTGCAGCAGCATCACTTCCTCTCTCCGGAACCTCCCAACGATTTCGCCTACTGGGTTTCCATGTCTCTGAAGGAAGAACGCCTGGGCGAAAAACTCGCCGCCGTCGACATCGTCAGATTCGGCGGGATAGCGCCGCTGCGCGAGAGTTTCATTTCAATTATCGAAGAACACATTAAACATCATCCCGCCGAGCGCCGTGCGCCCGACGGCGAGGAATTTCATTTTATGAAGTCGGTGACGTTCGTGGTTCCCACGCCGCACGTAGTCGATAACCTCAGGGATTTTTATGAAACTCTGGGTATGGTTTCCATTCACTCGATATATTTCCATATTTTTGAGGCACGTCTGCGTCTTGAAAAGGGCGACAACGATTTTTCCTTTTGGCTGGGAACGCAGCTCGGCGAAAAAGAAATCGCCGCCGCCGTCGCGAAGATGGACCCTTACACACGGACACTTGAAAATCTGCGGCAAAGAATTCGATCTCTGATAAAAGATAAAATCCGCTGACGCCGCGTTTTACGGCCGGCAGATTTTTGTAAGAGACATTGTAGGGGCGTATTGCCATACGCCTTCATTATGGAAAGTGTTTGTTCAAAAGATTCAACACGATAATTTATGCCGAATCTTGATAATTACACCCCTATAGTCGGAGCCGATACCGTCGAGGAAATACGTCTGCTCGCCGAGCGTTTGCGCGGCGCGCGCGTGGTTAACGTCAACTCTACCGCCGTCGGCGGAGGCGTAGCCGAAATACTTTCGCGTATGATGCCGCTTCTTTCGGAACTCGGCATTAACGCCTCATGGGAAGTCATAAAAGGCGGGGAGAAGTTTTTCGCGGCCACAAAAAAATTCCATAACGCCCTCCACGGAGTCAGGACGGAAATTTCCGGCGACGAGTACGAGCATTTTATTGAGATTAACCGCCAAAACGCCGCGACTATGAATCTTGACGCCGACGTGGTTTTCATCCACGACCCGCAGCCGATTGCTCTCGTGGAAAAAAGGAACAAAGCGTCCGGCGGATGGCTGTGGCGCTGTCACATAGATTTTTCCCGTCCCGACGAAAAACTCTGGCAGTTTCTCAGAGGATACATTGAAAAATATGACGCGGCGGTATTTTCCGCCCCCGCGTTCGCGCGGTCGCTTTCGGTAAGACAAATTCTTATAGCTCCGTCCATAGACCCGTTGTCGGACAAGAACAAGGAACTTGACGAAGCGTACATATCCTCTGTGTTCGAGAGTTTCGGTATTGACCGCGGCAGGCCGGTTGTCACCCAGATATCGCGTTTCGATTATTTGAAAGACCCCGTCGGAGTGATAGAGGCCTACCGTCAGGCAAAAAAATATGTTGATTGCCAGCTGGTGCTCGCCGGCGGCGGCGCCACCGATGATCCGGAGGGCGAAAAAGTTCTGGCCGAAGTCCGCGAAGCCGCCGCCGGAGACAAAGATATTTTCATACTGCTTCTTCCGCCGTCGTCGGATTTAGAGATAAACGCTCTGCAGCGCGGCTCCGACGTAGTTCTGCAAAAATCCCTGCGCGAGGGCTTTGGCCTCACCGTCTCGGAGGCGCTTTGGAAAGGCAAGCCCGTTATAGCCGGAGCCGTTGGAGGAATACCTCTTCAAATTACGCACAAATATTCCGGCATACTCACGCATACCGTCGAGGGAACGGCGTATTGGATAAAACAGTTGCTGCATTCTCCCGAATACGCCGCGAAACTCGGAGCCAATGGCAGGGAGCACATAAAAAATAATTTTCTTCTGACGAGACATTTGAGGGAATATCTGCTTATGTTTTTGTCGCTGAGTCATTCGGGCGACGTGGTGCACTTATAAAATATGAATATAATACTGACGGGATTTATGGGAACAGGCAAAACGTCGGTCGGCAGGGCGCTTGCCTCAGCGCTCAAAAAAGATTTCATCGATACCGACGAAATCATCAAGCGCCGCGCGGGCAAGACCATAGCGAGGATATTTTCCGACGACGGCGAACGCGCTTTTCGCGCCGCCGAAAGCGCGGTGGCCGTCGAAATCGCCGGCATGGACGGCAAAGTCGTCTCGACGGGCGGTGGCATCGTTCTCCGACGGGAAAACATGTCGCATTTGCGAAAAAATGGTATAATCATCAATCTTACGTCGTCTCCGGCAAAGATTTACGAGCGTCTGAAAAACGACGGCGGTTCGCGTCCGCTGCTTGATAAACCCGATGTTCTTTCGGAGATAAAAAAACTGCTGGTCGAACGCGAACCGTTCTACGCCGATTGCGATGTCCGAATCGACACCGGACTTTTGAGCGCCGAAGCCGCCGCCGAAAGCATAATCCGCAGTTTGGCGGGACGCATTTAACATCGTGTCGTCTCGACTCAAATGAAAAAAATATCCGTCAGATTACCGCATAAAACCGTCCCCGTTATCATCGGCGGGCCGATAAACAAATTTGCCGCCGCCTTTGCAAAAGCCGTCCCCGCGCGAAAAATACTCGCGGTGACTAATCCCTTGATACGCAGAATGTACGGCGCCCGTATGGCGAAGTCCTTCCGCGCGGCCGGCATAGATCTTGCCTGGGCGGAAATACCCGCGGGGGAAAAGCACAAAAATCTTCGGTCGATTGAGCGCGTGTACTCGCGCGCGGTCGCCGCGGGACTCGACCGTGATTCCGTGATATTGGCGTTGGGCGGCGGCGTCGTGGGCGATATGGCGGGATTCGCGGCCGCCACGCTTTTTCGCGGCATAAGATACGTTCAGGCGCCCACGACTCTACTTGCGATGGTGGATTCTTCCGTCGGCGGAAAGGTGGGCGTGGACTTAAAAGAGGGAAAAAATCTTGCCGGCGCGTTTTATCAGCCGGAGCTTGTTTACGTGAGCGGGGAGTTTCTGAATACGCTTCCTCCGCGTGAAATCAAAAATGGTCTCGGCGAAATCGTGAAATACGCGGTGATATCCGACGGCAAACTTTTTGAATATCTTGAAAAAACGCCGCCGTCGGAATTCAAGTGGGATTTTGTCGTAGAACGCTGTGTCCGGGCCAAAGCCGCGGTAGTGGAAAAAGACGAGTATGAAACAAAGGGCATAAGAGAGATTCTTAATTTCGGGCATACTTACGCACACGCTCTCGAAAAAGCCGCGTCCTACAAGGCCGTGTCGCACGGCGAGGCCGTAGCCGCGGGAGTTCTTAAAGAATGCATTCTCGCGGAGCGGCTGTGCGGTTTTAAGGAAACCCGCAGAGTCCGGAACCTGCTTGCGGCCCTCGGTTTGCCGACGGAAGCGCCGGAATCGGTTTCGAGGCGCGCGGTGGCGGCGGCCGTATCAAGAGATAAAAAGATCCGCGGCAAAAACATACGGCTTTATCTGCCGTCTTCGATAGGCCGCGCGGTTTTTATGGAAGTTTCCGTGGACGATATACGGGAGAAGCTTGCCGCATTTTAACGGAAAAAATACGGAGTGCTATAAAAAATGAATCCATTCGTTTATAAAAATCGCAATTTGTGCGTCGACGGTATAAGTTTGAAGAGTATCGCCCGCAAGGTCGGCACGCCCTTTTTCATATATTCACGCGACAACATCGAGCGTCGGATACTCGACTACAAAAAAGGCCTTGCCTCCGTGCGGCACTTGCTCTGCTATGCCGTGAAAGCCAACTCCAATCCGGCCGTTCTTAAAGTCATTCGCGCTGCCGGCTGCGGGGCAGACATAACGAGCGGCGGGGAGCTTTACGCGGCGATGGCGGCCGGCATTTCGCCGTCGAAACTTGTGTACGCCGGCGTCGGCAAGACCGACGGAGAAATCCGCGCGGCGATAAAAGCCGGAATCCTTATGTTCAACGTGGAATCACGCGCGGAGCTTGAGGCCATCGACGGAATTGCCGCCCGCGCCGGCAAAATCGTCCGCGTAGCCGTGCGCATAAATCCCGACGTCGACGCCGGGACGCACAAAAAAATCACCACCGGGAAATCGCGCACCAAGTTCGGCATTCCGATATCAGACGCTTTGGAATTTTACAATGCCGCCCGTAGAATGAAGCACATTGAACCGGCGGGAATCCATTCGCACATCGGCTCGCAAATCGTTTCGACGTCGCCGTTTACGGCGGCCGCGCGGAAAATAAAAAAACTTACGGACCGGCTGGAATCGTCGGGGCTTTCGATAAAATATGTCGACCTCGGCGGAGGTCTCGGCATACGTTATAACGACGAGAATCCGCCTTCTCCGTCGACTTTTGTCAAAGAAACGCTTAGCGTCTTCTCGTCGGACAGGGACGCGGCGCGCACCTATATTTTCGAGCCCGGACGGTCCATCGTGGGCGAGGCGGGGGCTTTGGTGGCTTCGGTGATATATCACAAAGAAGCGCTGGGCAAGCATTTTTTCATCGCCGACGCGGGTATGTCGGATTTGATAAGACCAACGCTCTATGACGCATATCACGAAATCCTGCCGGTCGAGAAATCCGCTTCGCGCGTGGTTACGGCCGACATTGTGGGGCCGATATGCGAAACGGGAGATTTTTTGGGGCTGTCGCGCCGTTTGCCGATACTGAAGAAAAATGATCTCATAGCCGTGTTGTGCGCCGGCGCTTACGGATTTGCGATGTCGAGCCGCTACAATTCGCGCCTGCGTGCCGCCGAGGTGCTTGTGTCCGACGGAAAATACAAAATAGTAAGAAAACGTGAAACATACGCCGACCTCGACGCGCGTGTTTAGAAATAAATCTATGCCGATTTCATTGTTGATATTAGGCCGTTTCAAAAATCCCCCTGTATCCCCCTTTTATAAAGGGGGACGAAGGGGGATTTCTTTTGGCGGTTTTCATAATGGCGAATATCGGGACGTTTTATGACAAAACAAGTCAGCTTCACAAAAATGACCGCAGCCGGCAACGATTTTGTCATGATAGACAATCGTTCCGGAATAATGCCCGCATCCCGCCGCGCGGTTTCCGCCCTTGCCCGACGGCTCTGCGACCGCAAGTACGGCGCCGGAGCCGACGGCATGATACTTCTTGAGCGCTCCCGACGGGCGGATTTCAGAATGCGTTACCTTAACGCCGACGGCTCCGAAGTTTCCATGTGCGGAAACGGAGCCCGTTCGATAGCGC is drawn from Elusimicrobia bacterium HGW-Elusimicrobia-1 and contains these coding sequences:
- the aroB gene encoding 3-dehydroquinate synthase — protein: MKKISVRLPHKTVPVIIGGPINKFAAAFAKAVPARKILAVTNPLIRRMYGARMAKSFRAAGIDLAWAEIPAGEKHKNLRSIERVYSRAVAAGLDRDSVILALGGGVVGDMAGFAAATLFRGIRYVQAPTTLLAMVDSSVGGKVGVDLKEGKNLAGAFYQPELVYVSGEFLNTLPPREIKNGLGEIVKYAVISDGKLFEYLEKTPPSEFKWDFVVERCVRAKAAVVEKDEYETKGIREILNFGHTYAHALEKAASYKAVSHGEAVAAGVLKECILAERLCGFKETRRVRNLLAALGLPTEAPESVSRRAVAAAVSRDKKIRGKNIRLYLPSSIGRAVFMEVSVDDIREKLAAF
- the lysA gene encoding diaminopimelate decarboxylase gives rise to the protein MNPFVYKNRNLCVDGISLKSIARKVGTPFFIYSRDNIERRILDYKKGLASVRHLLCYAVKANSNPAVLKVIRAAGCGADITSGGELYAAMAAGISPSKLVYAGVGKTDGEIRAAIKAGILMFNVESRAELEAIDGIAARAGKIVRVAVRINPDVDAGTHKKITTGKSRTKFGIPISDALEFYNAARRMKHIEPAGIHSHIGSQIVSTSPFTAAARKIKKLTDRLESSGLSIKYVDLGGGLGIRYNDENPPSPSTFVKETLSVFSSDRDAARTYIFEPGRSIVGEAGALVASVIYHKEALGKHFFIADAGMSDLIRPTLYDAYHEILPVEKSASRVVTADIVGPICETGDFLGLSRRLPILKKNDLIAVLCAGAYGFAMSSRYNSRLRAAEVLVSDGKYKIVRKRETYADLDARV
- a CDS encoding shikimate kinase, with product MNIILTGFMGTGKTSVGRALASALKKDFIDTDEIIKRRAGKTIARIFSDDGERAFRAAESAVAVEIAGMDGKVVSTGGGIVLRRENMSHLRKNGIIINLTSSPAKIYERLKNDGGSRPLLDKPDVLSEIKKLLVEREPFYADCDVRIDTGLLSAEAAAESIIRSLAGRI
- a CDS encoding chorismate synthase; translated protein: MMDFATFGESHGKVIGVVVEGLPAGLEISVDGINAELSRRQSGYGRGARMAMEKDTAEIVSGVRWGRTIGSPVCVLIKNRDWDNNRRLMSVDKISGASSMRLLRPRPGHADLAGLMKYRFDDVTDVLERSSARETAARVAAGALFKKFLSVAGIGVYSWVEEIGGVKADVPSAPALKISELAKKNTLSIPDAAAFSRMAALIDSAKKSGDTVGGVFAVAVSGTPAGLGGYVSWKERLDGKLAAALMSIQAIKGVEIGAGFRAASTSGSKVHDEIFYSKTAGYFRKTNNAGGLEGGVTNGGEIRARCAMKPIPSLTKPLASVDIATKKPSPAAAVRSDVCAVPAAAVVGEAMTAFVIAAAVRDKFGGDSVSEFLDNLRSSSRRRA
- a CDS encoding glycosyl transferase family 1; the protein is MPNLDNYTPIVGADTVEEIRLLAERLRGARVVNVNSTAVGGGVAEILSRMMPLLSELGINASWEVIKGGEKFFAATKKFHNALHGVRTEISGDEYEHFIEINRQNAATMNLDADVVFIHDPQPIALVEKRNKASGGWLWRCHIDFSRPDEKLWQFLRGYIEKYDAAVFSAPAFARSLSVRQILIAPSIDPLSDKNKELDEAYISSVFESFGIDRGRPVVTQISRFDYLKDPVGVIEAYRQAKKYVDCQLVLAGGGATDDPEGEKVLAEVREAAAGDKDIFILLLPPSSDLEINALQRGSDVVLQKSLREGFGLTVSEALWKGKPVIAGAVGGIPLQITHKYSGILTHTVEGTAYWIKQLLHSPEYAAKLGANGREHIKNNFLLTRHLREYLLMFLSLSHSGDVVHL